The Deltaproteobacteria bacterium PRO3 DNA window CCGATAACCATCCCGCACTCCAAAGAAAATTTTATTTTTTGGAGGGCGCATGTTTTCACAAACCATTTCCAAACTCAACGATACTTACCAATCCGCCGCAAATTACCTTTCAAAGGCCTTTGAGCCTTTAAATCAGGGCATCGATGCGATAACGAATTACTGGCACGGCCTGGTAGAGAAGGGTAAAGCCGCGAAGGCCGCAGAAATTGAAGCCATGAATATGAAAGTCCAGAAAGAAAAACTTGAGTGTATACTTCAGCGCCAGCCGGACAAAGAACTAGTGCGCTCGATATCGGCTAGGATCTGCACCGACCTTACCATGGATCTCGGCGGAGACTTCGCATCTTGCCAAAGAGATACAGAAATTCAAATTCATGCGGAAGCCGTCGCAGAGGCGCTGTCGAAATGTAATCGGTATCCAGCTCGCGAGCCAGACTTCTAGATTAGCAAATCCCTACTCCGCCTGCACCACGCGCAGCTCGACGTTTTCCTGATTGCTCATCTTCGCCGCGAAGTCCTCGGCCAGCTTGCGGTCGCCGAAGCTGCCGACGCGGACGTCGAAGGAAGGCGTGGAACCGCGTTGGTCGATGACTAGGTAGGCCTCGTAGCCCTTTGACTTGAGCTTGGTGATCTCGCGGGAGGCGAGCAGCTCGTCGAAGAACTGCGCGACCTGGATCGAGAACTTGCTGTTGCCGCTCGACTTGAATCGCACCATCGTGTTCTTGTCGACGTTGGTGGCGATCAGGCTCTTGTTGACGGCGAGGTTTTCCTGCGTGGGTTCCTGCCGCGGCGCGGGCCGGGTGGAGCCGTCGGCACCCACGTGGTAGGTCGGAATGTCTGGATTCGCCTCTTCCCCTTCCCCGGGAACCGCCCCTTCGGCGCCTTCCTCCGTGTCGACCAGCTTGTCGTGCTGCGGCGGCGCCTTGGCCGCCCTGGGCGCGGGGGGCGCCAGATCTTGGAAGGCTCGCTGCTGAGCCGCCAAGGGCTGGGCGGGCTCGGGGAAGATCGTCTTGCCGAAGCGGGCCCCCAGCAGAAAGACCAGCGACAGCACCACCACCTCGACCCCCAGCAGGAGGATGAACTGGCTCAAGGAAAATTTGATCGGGTATTTTTCTTCCATGATGCATTCCCTTAGGCGCGGGATCAGGCGGGAAATGATTCCTCGCTCTCCCTCGTCATGCTCTCCGGCGCCGAGACGCCGAGGATATTGAGGCCGTGCCGAAAGACCTCGCGCAGGGTCTTGACCAAATACAGCTTCGCCAAGGTCGTCTCGCGCCGGGGACCGATCACGCGGTAGCGGTCGTCGCCCTTGGCGCGGGTATAATAGTTTTGGAAGGTTTTGGCTAGATCCAAGAGGTAAAAGGCCACGCGGTGCGGCTCGTAAAACTGTACAGCCCCCGCCAAGGTCTCGGGATAGTTCAGCAAGGTCTTGACCAGGCCGATCTCCTCCTCGAGCTGCAAGGGGCTTAGCCCCGGCTCGCCCAGGGCCTCGGGGGCCGGGTAGCCCGCCTCCTCCGCCTTGCGGAAGATCGAGCACATCCGCGCGTGGGCGTATTGGATGTAATAGACGGGATTCTCCGCGCTCTGCTGCTTGGCGAGCTCGAGGTCGAAGTCCAAGGCCGCGTTGTGCGAGCGCATCATGAAGAAAAAGCGCGCCGCGTCCTTCCCGACCTCGTCGATCACCTCGTGCAGCGTCACGTACTCGCCGGTGCGCTTGCTCATGTTGACGACCTCGCCGCCCCGCTTCAGGTTGACGAGCTGCATGAGCAGGAAGTGCAGCTTCTCGGG harbors:
- a CDS encoding SPOR domain-containing protein, with product MEEKYPIKFSLSQFILLLGVEVVVLSLVFLLGARFGKTIFPEPAQPLAAQQRAFQDLAPPAPRAAKAPPQHDKLVDTEEGAEGAVPGEGEEANPDIPTYHVGADGSTRPAPRQEPTQENLAVNKSLIATNVDKNTMVRFKSSGNSKFSIQVAQFFDELLASREITKLKSKGYEAYLVIDQRGSTPSFDVRVGSFGDRKLAEDFAAKMSNQENVELRVVQAE